One segment of Phaeacidiphilus oryzae TH49 DNA contains the following:
- a CDS encoding pilin, which translates to MPVPRHPPAASVVLACPVVAGVVGLLNCPSAYAVSLLAVNSVDQTIANITHWIVGLLAALATLFLTIGGLRYLMAGGDPGEVEKAKTALKSAAIGYMLAILAPVLVGILKGLVGA; encoded by the coding sequence ATGCCCGTGCCCCGCCATCCGCCCGCAGCCTCCGTCGTCCTCGCCTGCCCAGTGGTTGCGGGTGTCGTGGGTCTGCTGAACTGCCCGTCCGCGTACGCCGTCTCGCTGCTCGCGGTGAACAGCGTGGATCAGACGATCGCCAACATCACCCACTGGATCGTCGGTCTGCTCGCCGCGCTCGCGACCTTGTTCCTGACCATCGGCGGGCTGCGCTACCTGATGGCCGGGGGCGACCCGGGCGAGGTGGAGAAAGCCAAGACGGCGTTGAAGTCGGCCGCGATCGGCTACATGCTCGCCATTCTCGCCCCGGTCCTGGTGGGGATCCTCAAGGGCCTGGTCGGCGCATGA
- a CDS encoding TRM11 family SAM-dependent methyltransferase translates to MSQHQPHRGDTRDIDELPTSVWLTAQQDSRTQRTGRYLPAAIAHPGKMLPAIARHAIRAYTRPGDVVLDPMCGIGTTLVEAAHLGRHGVGIELEPRWAVLARANLQHAHTQGAEGAGTVYRGDARDADRIVNPELHGTARLLLTSPPYGPSTHGHVRSSRDSGNPGVAKFHTDYGHTAGNLADAPTDELVDAFTEILRSSLPLLADDAIVAVTARPWRRRGELVDLPAAVLAAGRAAGLVPLERCVALLAAVRDGDLVARPSFFQQNNVRAARTNGVPLACIAHEDVLVMAVSTDGSHERARCSEAPHTPFAERCLRASR, encoded by the coding sequence GTGTCCCAGCACCAGCCCCACCGCGGCGACACCCGCGACATCGACGAGCTGCCCACCTCGGTCTGGCTCACCGCCCAGCAGGACTCCCGCACCCAACGCACCGGCCGCTACCTGCCCGCCGCCATCGCCCACCCCGGCAAGATGCTCCCCGCCATCGCCCGCCACGCCATCCGCGCCTACACCCGCCCCGGCGACGTCGTCCTCGACCCGATGTGCGGCATCGGCACCACCCTCGTCGAGGCCGCCCACCTCGGCCGCCACGGCGTCGGCATCGAACTCGAACCTCGCTGGGCCGTCCTCGCCCGCGCCAACCTCCAGCACGCCCACACTCAGGGCGCCGAGGGCGCCGGCACCGTCTACCGCGGCGACGCCCGCGACGCCGACCGCATCGTCAACCCCGAACTCCACGGCACCGCCCGCCTCCTGCTCACCTCACCCCCCTATGGCCCCTCCACCCACGGCCACGTCCGCTCCAGCCGCGACTCCGGCAACCCCGGCGTCGCCAAGTTCCACACCGACTACGGTCACACCGCCGGCAACCTCGCCGACGCCCCCACCGACGAACTCGTCGACGCCTTCACCGAGATCCTCCGCTCCAGCCTCCCCCTCCTCGCCGACGACGCGATCGTCGCCGTCACCGCCCGCCCTTGGCGCCGCCGCGGCGAACTCGTCGACCTCCCCGCCGCCGTACTCGCCGCCGGCCGCGCCGCAGGCCTCGTCCCCCTGGAGCGCTGCGTCGCCCTCCTCGCCGCCGTCCGCGACGGCGACCTCGTCGCCCGCCCCTCCTTCTTCCAGCAGAACAACGTCCGCGCGGCCCGCACCAACGGCGTCCCCCTGGCCTGCATTGCGCACGAAGATGTGCTGGTCATGGCGGTGTCGACCGATGGGTCCCACGAGCGAGCCCGGTGCTCGGAGGCGCCGCACACCCCGTTCGCTGAACGATGCCTCCGGGCATCCCGATGA
- a CDS encoding recombinase family protein — protein sequence MPHRDHGLGPRESTVAIYLRVSSAKQLRGYGLDVQLDECRAWLDFRVGKGKYTAEVYTDGGVSGKLANRPGLDQLNQDVAAGRIGLVVFGKLDRIGRTMKHIHRWVYDTTDLGVRIATADGRIDSDDEMFGIQLSLLAYMAELEHAMILDRTVGGREKKLAAGGWPGGVAPFWLKLPPPGVVAVPTLRPEKVKLLETAARLIVDEHHNGEQAARALNALEMTTARGLPWCGATLIRTFRETALDGYIIYRNTERVHGTTLRRDAEGNPLYGETTHIPVPMPLPAERVAQVRRALDQRSFRTTRLKQYILSGRMQSPCGCKYVGNHRAERDRTTYRCTGRRSTPPCKCREILAAPMERLVWSEVSPIIGDAKHLAALAAEWLGSVPERAQAYRERIAELDAQIERSRNTRKRKLMGLAAAFSAAADSAEDGTDEDIQRAITEMRLELREKERKLVAMREDTAARLGDAEAQETRAKEILGLISKAAPRLADLAYEQKCELLDLLDVRIQITSDHSGQLRPAGCPFEEWFRSRDALVPPPLSDEQWRRVEGCFPAPRKARGVIQPRVAFEASLMKVRDGLQWTDLPTSFGRQLSVYQRALTYFHDGEWEQAVRALGDCGGTPVPRRYVLPGFKITGSFDMRLRRESTNTCEGPGQHVSSSSPRTPGSSSPTTGRSCGRCSGPPGTAGW from the coding sequence ATGCCTCATCGCGATCACGGCCTTGGTCCGCGGGAATCGACGGTCGCGATCTATCTGCGCGTTTCCTCCGCGAAGCAGCTCCGTGGGTACGGTCTCGATGTCCAGCTCGACGAGTGCCGGGCCTGGTTGGACTTCCGCGTCGGAAAGGGCAAGTACACCGCCGAGGTCTACACCGACGGTGGTGTGTCCGGGAAGCTGGCTAACCGGCCCGGACTGGACCAGCTCAACCAGGACGTGGCCGCCGGCAGGATCGGCCTCGTGGTGTTCGGGAAGCTGGACCGGATCGGCCGTACGATGAAGCACATTCATCGCTGGGTCTACGACACCACCGATCTCGGGGTGCGCATCGCGACCGCCGACGGGCGGATTGACAGCGATGACGAGATGTTCGGCATCCAGCTGAGCCTGCTCGCCTATATGGCAGAACTCGAGCACGCCATGATCCTGGACCGGACGGTCGGCGGCCGGGAGAAGAAGCTGGCGGCCGGAGGATGGCCCGGCGGCGTCGCGCCCTTCTGGCTCAAGCTGCCGCCCCCGGGAGTCGTGGCCGTGCCCACCCTGCGACCGGAAAAGGTCAAGCTGCTTGAGACGGCGGCCAGGCTGATCGTCGACGAGCATCACAACGGTGAGCAAGCAGCGCGTGCCCTGAACGCACTGGAGATGACCACCGCACGCGGGTTGCCCTGGTGCGGGGCCACCCTCATCCGTACGTTCAGGGAGACCGCGCTGGACGGCTACATCATCTACCGCAACACGGAGCGGGTGCACGGCACGACTCTGCGCCGGGACGCCGAGGGAAACCCGCTCTACGGTGAGACGACGCACATTCCAGTTCCGATGCCGCTGCCCGCCGAACGCGTGGCCCAGGTGCGGCGGGCGCTGGACCAGAGGTCGTTCCGCACGACCAGACTCAAGCAGTACATCCTGTCAGGCCGCATGCAATCGCCCTGCGGCTGCAAGTACGTAGGAAACCATCGCGCTGAGCGCGATCGGACCACATACCGGTGCACCGGTCGGAGGTCCACCCCTCCGTGCAAGTGCCGGGAGATCCTCGCAGCCCCGATGGAGCGCCTGGTGTGGTCGGAAGTCAGCCCGATCATTGGCGACGCGAAGCATCTGGCGGCACTCGCCGCGGAGTGGCTCGGCTCGGTGCCTGAACGAGCGCAGGCCTATCGCGAGCGGATCGCGGAGCTGGACGCGCAGATCGAACGGAGCCGCAACACACGGAAGCGGAAGCTCATGGGGCTGGCCGCGGCTTTCAGCGCTGCGGCCGACAGCGCCGAGGACGGCACTGATGAGGACATTCAGCGCGCGATCACGGAGATGCGGCTGGAACTCCGGGAGAAGGAGAGGAAGCTCGTCGCGATGCGGGAGGATACCGCCGCCCGACTCGGTGACGCGGAAGCGCAGGAGACCCGGGCTAAGGAGATCCTCGGGCTGATCTCGAAGGCGGCTCCTCGGCTGGCAGATCTGGCGTACGAGCAGAAGTGCGAACTCCTGGATCTGCTCGATGTGCGCATTCAGATCACCAGCGACCACTCCGGACAGCTACGCCCCGCGGGCTGTCCGTTCGAAGAGTGGTTCAGGTCCCGGGACGCGCTGGTGCCACCACCGCTGAGCGATGAGCAATGGCGGCGAGTCGAGGGATGCTTCCCGGCACCCAGGAAGGCCAGGGGAGTCATTCAACCGAGGGTGGCGTTCGAGGCGTCCTTGATGAAAGTGCGGGACGGGCTCCAGTGGACAGATCTGCCGACGTCGTTCGGGCGTCAACTCAGCGTGTATCAGCGGGCGCTGACCTACTTCCACGACGGAGAGTGGGAGCAGGCCGTCCGGGCGCTCGGGGATTGCGGGGGGACGCCGGTGCCTCGGCGATATGTCTTGCCCGGCTTCAAGATCACAGGGTCCTTCGACATGCGTCTCCGCCGGGAATCGACGAACACATGTGAGGGGCCCGGCCAGCATGTTTCAAGCTCTTCACCGCGTACCCCGGGGTCTTCCTCTCCGACGACGGGCAGATCCTGCGGGCGATGCAGCGGGCCGCCAGGAACGGCGGGCTGGTGA
- a CDS encoding cysteine hydrolase family protein: MTAQFHTPTRALTPGRTALLLLDLQHSLLDTLPDADGLLERAQRTQRAALAADIREVHVRVAFTPEDHAAVPAHNKAFAPLARSGALGEGEPANDFHQVLRATGNAPHTVTKTRVSAFSTTSLDPFLREQGIDTLVLGGIFTSGAILSTVRDAADRDYRLLVLSDACADLDPQVHRTLLESVLPTQADVLDVTAFEAAAAAARNPGSGRPGH, translated from the coding sequence TTGACCGCACAGTTCCACACCCCGACCCGTGCCCTCACCCCCGGCCGAACCGCGCTGCTGCTGCTGGACCTGCAGCACTCCCTCCTGGACACCCTCCCCGACGCGGACGGCCTCCTGGAACGCGCCCAGCGCACCCAGCGCGCCGCGCTCGCGGCGGACATCCGCGAGGTGCACGTACGCGTCGCCTTCACTCCCGAGGACCACGCCGCCGTGCCCGCCCACAACAAGGCGTTCGCCCCGCTCGCCCGGTCCGGCGCGCTGGGCGAGGGCGAGCCGGCGAACGACTTCCACCAGGTGCTGCGCGCCACAGGCAACGCCCCTCACACGGTCACCAAGACCCGGGTCAGCGCCTTCAGCACGACCTCGCTCGATCCGTTCCTGCGCGAGCAGGGGATCGACACCCTGGTCCTCGGCGGCATCTTCACCAGCGGCGCGATCCTCTCCACCGTGCGCGACGCCGCGGACCGCGACTACCGGCTGCTGGTCCTCAGCGACGCCTGCGCCGACCTCGACCCGCAGGTCCACCGCACTCTCCTGGAATCCGTCCTGCCCACCCAGGCCGACGTCCTCGACGTCACCGCCTTCGAGGCGGCCGCCGCGGCCGCGCGAAACCCCGGAAGCGGGAGGCCGGGCCATTGA